GGATCTTTTGGTTTAGGTAGCATTGAAGTAGTGTGTTGTGGGATGGATTGATTAGATAATATCATGAAGTCTCAAATTATGAAAGACAAGTGTTGGAAAACCTAGTTGAGCTCCATTTTCTATCAATTAAATCTCAATTTTatggaataaaatatttttctcgaTGGTAGCCTTGATATCTTTGGTTATATATTTTATGGATTATATTAGTCCTTATTGAATCTCTACTCCTAATTTAAAGGGAAGATATTGGCTCATAAATCATGTAATTCTTCAATCATGAAAATCAATGAACAAGATTATTGCTTCCACATTTTCTTGCTATAAGACATGCCTAGAAACCTAGGACCATTGGGAGCTTAAAAATGTGTTAAAGATGTCAGGGTTTGGTGTTACGATACATCAGGCAAGCCCGGGTTACAGAAGATGATCTAGGAGTTTAACTTTTGAATTGGAAAATAGCTAGAatcttaaatataatatcagCTCAGAAATTGGCATTCTTATGATTCTTTGAAAATAGTTTCTTACATTGTTGACTTGCACCAGGCTCAGAGTTCATCAGGCTTCCATGTCAGCACTATTATTGCTGGAAATGTATGAAAACTTTTTCTGACATGCATGTAAAGGAAGGAACGGTAATGAAACTGCAATGCCCTTACACAAAATGTGGGGGCATAATTCCACCTGGTTTACTTAAAAGATTACTGGGTGAAGAAGAGTTTGAAAACTGGGAGTCCCTTATGTTACAGAAAGCACTTGATTTAATGTCAGATGTTGTTTACTGCCCGAGATGTGAGACAGCCAGCCTTGAGGATGAAGATCACCATGCACAGTGCTCGAATTGCTACTATAGCTATTGTTCACTTTGCAGGGAGCGGCGCCATGTTGGAGTTGCATGTATGACACCAGAGATGAAACTACTTGTTCTCCAGGTATAGAGTTTCCACGTTATGTGAACTTTATTTACGGTAATTTTGATGCTAGTGTGAAGCAGAACTTGTGGTTCAAATCTGGATATAATGAAAAACCCACAATACTATTTCACAATGCAGCAGAGTGTCAAAAGTCAAGTATGATGTATTCAGtgtatatatgattttaatatgaGAAAGTGCTGCAGATTGTAAAATATGATTATCTTTAAGGAAGCCCTCGTTAATTCTCTTATTTTAAAAGGTGTTCTAATTTTTCATTCCAACAAACTTAAATCAGAAGTTAGTAATTATTACACTAAGTTACCCTTGGCATGTTAAGAAACTGTTGAATTACTCTTTATTTTGTTAGTTTTGATCGGCTGTTGTGTCACCTAATATTTTTGTAGATAAATCCATAGAATGCATATTTTTTGTATTTGGAAGTATTTTTTGGTTGTGCTTGCATAATTTCAACTGTGATGTATTTGAAATCGTGAAAAAATGGTTGATGATTAAGTTTacaaatgaaaatattatttcacgaaacataaatttaatttagttttcCAACTGTTAAATTCTGTTCATAGTTTCTTGTTCATCTGTTTCTCCTGCGTTTTGTAAGTACCTTTCTAGAACTGGTATATTTACTTTTGCTGGGTTCTTGACCTTAATATCAGGAGCGACAAAATTCATGTCAAATGAAAGATGAACAAAGGCGTCGAGAGCAAGATATGATCAGTCAGATTCTTAGTGTAAGGAGATAAATCGTTTCGCAAAACAATGCCCCTCTTGTAAGATGGCTATATCTCGTATTGAAGGCTGCAATAAGATGGTGTGCAATAATTGTGGACAATATTTCTGCTACCGTTGTAATCAGGCAATTTCCGGATATGATCATTTCAGGTTTGCTGTCTGCTTGGACACAATATAGTTCAATTCTGTTTGAAAATTTGTCAGTAATTATCTGTTGAACTTTCTGAATATATGATATTTCATCTAACGTAGGAATGGAAACTGTGAATTTTTCCCAGCAGAAGAAATTCAGAAATGGGATGAGATGAATGGTCGGCAAGTTGCTGGACAAATGCAAGCACAACTATTTGCTGATCATGCTCATCCGTGTCCTAATTGTGGTCAGGACAATGTAAAGGTGTGTGAAAGTATCGATTCATTTATTTGATTGATACGAAGTAGTTGGATTTTGTAGGAACAATTTCAGTATTGCCATGTCTCAAGTCACAAGAGGAAGCAACGACTTGGATACAAGTAGGAAACTGCTACACGATACCATTGGATCAAATTTTATCATTATCAAACAGAATTAAATTGAGCAAAAAACCGTTTGTTGAAAAGTGTAGGTGTGAAATCATTAAGAAATAGGAAAGTGTATTTGTTGGCAGGCATAACAAACGATCCATTTATCTAAATTGTTGATGCATCGTGAATAAGCAAGGTTTGATTTGTTGAAGGGGTGTCGCAAGAACTCGTGAGCATGAGCAACAATCGTCAGATTTTTGTGGTGCTTATTTTTACTGTCTGTTAGAAGTTGTAGcagtaaattttttaaaaaatgtacagTCTTGTCCCTTCCTTTGTTTACATGACCATGGTTTTGGATAGTCTCCTATATGCAAATTCTCATTGCTTTTATTCTATACAAACTATCTTATTTTCAGAATTATTCGTTTGTCTTATTCATTTGTCTAAGTTCTTGGTCAACTATTGCCTTtgcctaattttattgtaatctTGACAGGTGGGCAATAACAACCATATATTTTGTTGGGCATGCCAAAACCATTACTGCTACTTGTGTAGGAAAATGGTGAGGCGCAGCTCTCAGCATTATGGTCCAAAGGGTTGCAAGCAACACACTATTGGGTAGATTTCAACGCCTTACACGGCTCAATGTACAAGGTAGAAGAGGCTGTACCAAAGTATAATCTATATTCCTCATGAGTTTTTCTTCATTCTTTACCAGCAACCGATTCGTGCGCGCGTGTATATCGTGTTGATTATTTCTCTTCCTTGTCTGGGGACAAAAATGAGtttgttaatgatttaaaataataaaatctaatGTATTGTATCATTATCCAAAGGAAATAAGTATCTAAAGAATTGATTGAATAGTTAGTGACTAAAATTAGTTATGCTAAGAGGTATTTTTCTGGAAATCAAAGAGGCCACATGCTGTGCCCGAAGTGAACACTATGACCCTTCAGTTTGTATATAATCATCGATGAGCAAAACATGTGGATTCTTCTTTGGCCctcaaataatttttactttttgaaACTACATCGGAAGTCAGGTATTGAATATACGTTTAATTAAcctgttttggattatcaatgAGATCTTAGTTCAATTACAACTGTACACAAATGTAAAAcgagtttattattatttgaagaAATTATCTTGAAAATTCTCCTAAACCAATGCCATTGGAGAACTGACTCAAGAAAATTCCTCAAATCAACGGCAAAGAAGCGTCCAAATATCTAAAAGACGCCAGGGCACGTGGCACGAATCCATTTGGTCTTCATTGGACAGCACAGACCAACGTTGTCTGCTTACAAAAATGATTTCATTCAACGTGTCGACCTGACAGTGACGTTCTCTAATTTCGACATATTTATCTGATTTCTTGAACCGATACGTATCTTAATCGAGCCAAAATTTTGTGGAGTAGGTCTGAGTTCAATACAAATCTCACCCAgttaatttaaatgattttgttACCACATAGATCAGCAACAAACCAGGAATCTCGACCTTATGATtgtttgtgtatatatatattttcgtttCGTGAAATAGTTTTTCAGACACAAAGTTTTACTTGGATTATAATTTCTACAGAGAGAAATTTCACGAACCAATTTGAAAAGATTCATGTTAGGCAAAGCAGACACTTGTTATCTCAAAAGGCACAAGTTTTAAGTCGAGGCCCACCAACATGAACAATAACATACGCACCATATATTGGGCATCAAAGCTCCAATAGTGTCGCTCGCCAAACTAATCATATATATTCCTAGGAATTCGGAGTTACCAGGGTAGAGTGGTGAAGCAACTTAGAATTCATGTCTACTATTAAGAGGAGCAAAAACAAGAGCAGACGGTTTAGTGATGAACAGATCAAGTCTTTGGAGACGATGTTCGACTCAGAATCGAGGCCAGAGCTACGCCTGAAAATGAACTTGGCTAGCAAGCTTGGGCTGCAGCCTAGACAAGTTGGCATTTGGTTCCAGAACAAAAGGGCCAGATCGAAATCCAAGCATATCGAGAACGAATACGCCATGCTTAAAACAAAGTTCGATGCGTTGTCTTCCCAGTTTGATATTTTGAGGAAAGAGAATCAAACCATGCTCCTCCAggtagtaaataaataaatatatatatatatatatatatatatgtatatatatatgtactgacaGTCAATGTTTTTATTGATGCATAGTAATACGAGTAAGAAGAAGCTTTATGCGAGAATCTTTCAGATCGTGTAAATATATGACAAATTTTGTTCCTTCACAAATTTCAGCTGCAGAGGCTTAGAAATATGGCTGGCCAAAAAGATGATGAGGTACAAGACAATTACCAGGATCCCATGAGGACAGCAACTTCTGCGAAGCCCGAAACTCAACGAGCTCATAACAACGAGCTTTACGTGCCCTCGTGTTATGATGCAGGCAAAACTGTTGATTACATGGAGGAGACTGATTTTCTGAATGTGGCAGACGTTGCACAAGATTCATTAACATCACCGGATAATGGATGCAGCTTCGATTCTTGTACAGTTCTTGATAATCCTGGCTGCTGCTGCTCACAGACACAGTGGTGGGACTTCTAATTTTGAACTCGAGCCTGAGGGCTTTGTGAGACAGCGCACCGTTGTCCTGTAAAGGTTGGAGTATATGGAACTCAGCTACATAAAAGGGTTTTGCATATCCATTTATGTCAAATTTTACCAGTACAGCATCCCAGTTCTTGCAATACATGATAAAGAGTACAGAATCCAGGATCGGCAAAGTATATTGCTGGTATTCAAAacttctatttatttttatcgGAGTGGCCACTTGAGTGGTTTAGAGAGTGATCCACCTTAAATAGAATGAATGAGCTGGTGCTCGTTTAACTATCATCTTCTCTAAAGTCTTCGTCGAAtgggaaaaaaaatcaaaaggaATCAACCAGGTGAAATAAAAAAAGACGTCCAATTAAACACATGTCATGAGAAAAGACAACAACAAATGATTTGAATGAGGTTTCCGATTATTACATTTCAAAACATTTGTCTGCCTCTTGccattcattaaaaaatatttttgtttttatttttaattatagcTTTAAAGAATATTTTAATATCGTTTTTGTaaccaaataatatttttttttaattttttttaatccatTGAGTTTTGCAACCAAATCAGCTGGTGCTGCCTACTATCagaattatatatgtatatgtttgtTTATCCGCAAAGAGCTCTCTTTTACTAACAATGGCGTCCCTATCGTCTCCTCCATTCCACACCTCTCTTTCTTCTTCTGCACTGTCAGCTCTGAGAAATTCTCACCCACTCACCAATGCCAAAACCATTCCCTCAACAATTCAACACCTTTCATTTCCATCATCGAAAACCCTATTTCCGAATTTCAAACCCTTCAAATTCGCCGCCTCTTCCTCCACCACAGCCGTCGAAACCGACTCTTCATTGGAATCTCTCAAATCCCGCCTCAAGAAAGGAGAAACCATCTATGGCATCTTCCTCCTCACATTTTCGCCTACCCTTGCCGAGATCGCCGGCTTGGCTGGCTACGACTTCGCCGTTGTGGACATGGAACACGGTCATGGAGGAATCTCCGATGCACTTCCTTGCCTCCGTGCCCTCGCCGCCACCAACACCGCAGCCATCCTCCGCATTCCAGAGTCCTCAGCCGCCTGGGCCAAAAAAGCCCTCGACCTCGGTCCTCAAGGGATCATGTTCCCCATGATCGATAGTCCCAAATCAGCCCGCAAAGCTGTCTCATACTGTCTATTTCCTCCTAAAGGCGTCCGCGGGTCGGCCCACCCGATTGTCCGGGCCTCGGGCTACGGCATTGACGAAGGGTATCTCAGCAACTACGAAGAGGAGTTGTTGATAATGTGCCAGGTGGAATGCGAAGATGGCGTGAAGAAAATCGATGAAATCGCGTCAGTGGACGGCGTTGATTGCATACAGATGGGGCCGCTGGACTTGAGCGCAAGCATGGGGTATTTATGGGACCCAGGGCACAAGAAAGTGAAGGAGGTACTGCGGGGAGCAGAGAAGGCTGTGCTAAAAGCAGGTAAAGCACATTTATCTGGTTTCGTGATGCCGCATGACGGGGCGGAGGAGTTGCAGCGAAGAGGGTATCACATGGTGGCGGGGGCGGCGGATGTGGGGTTGTTTAGAAGTGCGGCGGTGGAGGatgtgaagaaattcaagaaggcTGCTAATTTAGCGAAACAGAAGCATGATGAGGAGAAGGAGAAGAACGAAGATCACGAGGAGAAATACTGGAGTGAATGAGTTTCCTGCTTAGTGAATGAATGGTCTTTTATcagattcttttttttttttttttttttgcatcattgtataaaactaatttttattcctcTGGCAATAGGAAATAATGACTTTTACTGGGATAATGTTGAAGGGGTAAACGATTCGAGTCCAATCTACATTGAGTATATTGTATTCCACGATGATGATTATTGGATTTACAGTCTCATTCACCCATTGACTACAT
The Primulina tabacum isolate GXHZ01 chromosome 9, ASM2559414v2, whole genome shotgun sequence DNA segment above includes these coding regions:
- the LOC142555756 gene encoding uncharacterized protein LOC142555756, with amino-acid sequence MASLSSPPFHTSLSSSALSALRNSHPLTNAKTIPSTIQHLSFPSSKTLFPNFKPFKFAASSSTTAVETDSSLESLKSRLKKGETIYGIFLLTFSPTLAEIAGLAGYDFAVVDMEHGHGGISDALPCLRALAATNTAAILRIPESSAAWAKKALDLGPQGIMFPMIDSPKSARKAVSYCLFPPKGVRGSAHPIVRASGYGIDEGYLSNYEEELLIMCQVECEDGVKKIDEIASVDGVDCIQMGPLDLSASMGYLWDPGHKKVKEVLRGAEKAVLKAGKAHLSGFVMPHDGAEELQRRGYHMVAGAADVGLFRSAAVEDVKKFKKAANLAKQKHDEEKEKNEDHEEKYWSE
- the LOC142555757 gene encoding homeobox-leucine zipper protein HOX6-like, which produces MSTIKRSKNKSRRFSDEQIKSLETMFDSESRPELRLKMNLASKLGLQPRQVGIWFQNKRARSKSKHIENEYAMLKTKFDALSSQFDILRKENQTMLLQLQRLRNMAGQKDDEVQDNYQDPMRTATSAKPETQRAHNNELYVPSCYDAGKTVDYMEETDFLNVADVAQDSLTSPDNGCSFDSCTVLDNPGCCCSQTQWWDF
- the LOC142555755 gene encoding LOW QUALITY PROTEIN: uncharacterized protein LOC142555755 (The sequence of the model RefSeq protein was modified relative to this genomic sequence to represent the inferred CDS: inserted 1 base in 1 codon) yields the protein MENVKGSRSYDNNDLDNAGKRLEELRTRVEEPELSEEHMSVNIQRQEDELLALEYIYGDDIVVLDNQSGFKSFQIHVHVEVPKGLNVVAKFCTSDSLEKRDGCSLDFSYSFTVEYLPPVILSCLLPKSYPSNLAPHITLSAQWLNSAKISDLCCKFDSIWKEQAGQEIIYQWVEWLRCCTLSYLGFDHEMILGPYDVKNGDIWAIGGSVSPDVDIPLLKSYNDEQSHENFCRNIQECKICFGEFSGSEFIRLPCQHYYCWKCMKTFSDMHVKEGTVMKLQCPYTKCGGIIPPGLLKRLLGEEEFENWESLMLQKALDLMSDVVYCPRCETASLEDEDHHAQCSNCYYSYCSLCRERRHVGVACMTPEMKLLVLQERQNSCQMKDEQRRREQDMISQILSVRXINRFAKQCPSCKMAISRIEGCNKMVCNNCGQYFCYRCNQAISGYDHFRNGNCEFFPAEEIQKWDEMNGRQVAGQMQAQLFADHAHPCPNCGQDNVKVGNNNHIFCWACQNHYCYLCRKMVRRSSQHYGPKGCKQHTIG